A stretch of [Clostridium] innocuum DNA encodes these proteins:
- the glgD gene encoding glucose-1-phosphate adenylyltransferase subunit GlgD, which produces MCNAIGIVNYEGPNVQVKGMQDYRPVSAFSFLGRYRLVDFPISNLSNSGVNHIKVFVKTNPRSLLEHLGTGRHYNINSKRGKLHILPAKSMDENDFYSNDINSYMYNMQAIEDANYPYVVLTPSHFVFRQDFSALLDTHIESGADITMLYQNVDNAKESFVNCDVVNLNKQKGVLSLEKNRGNSKSRTISLETYILSKELFMDLVKKAANISSLYWFRDIVNDECAELDIRGVAHRGFVACINDFKSYYNANMDLLDYDKAMDLFHTDWPVYTRTNDSCPTQYYSGVSVKNSMVSNGCLVEGDIENSVIGRGAIIKKGAVVKNCVILPGAMIGEDVHIENVVVDKKARIVRKKELLGLADTPLYVKRNDKI; this is translated from the coding sequence ATGTGCAATGCAATCGGTATTGTTAATTATGAAGGACCTAATGTACAGGTCAAAGGTATGCAGGATTATCGCCCGGTATCCGCCTTCTCATTCCTGGGAAGATATCGTCTGGTCGACTTTCCAATTTCTAATCTGAGTAATTCCGGTGTAAATCATATCAAGGTGTTTGTAAAAACAAATCCGAGATCTCTGCTGGAGCATCTGGGAACCGGACGTCATTACAACATTAACTCCAAGCGTGGAAAGCTGCACATCCTGCCGGCAAAAAGCATGGATGAAAATGATTTCTACAGCAATGATATCAATTCTTATATGTACAACATGCAGGCAATCGAGGATGCCAATTATCCTTATGTTGTTCTGACACCGAGTCACTTTGTTTTCCGTCAGGACTTCAGTGCGCTGCTGGATACGCATATCGAAAGCGGTGCGGATATTACCATGCTGTATCAGAATGTGGATAATGCAAAGGAATCCTTCGTGAACTGTGATGTAGTGAATCTGAACAAGCAGAAGGGTGTTCTGTCTCTGGAGAAGAATCGCGGAAACTCCAAATCCAGAACAATTTCTCTGGAAACCTATATCCTGAGTAAGGAGCTGTTCATGGATCTGGTAAAAAAAGCAGCGAATATCTCTTCTCTGTACTGGTTCCGCGATATCGTAAACGATGAGTGTGCGGAGCTGGATATCCGTGGTGTTGCACACCGTGGCTTTGTGGCATGTATCAATGATTTCAAGAGCTACTACAATGCCAATATGGATCTGCTGGACTATGATAAGGCAATGGATCTGTTCCATACAGACTGGCCGGTTTATACAAGAACCAACGATTCCTGTCCTACACAATACTATTCCGGTGTCAGTGTGAAAAACAGTATGGTTTCCAACGGATGTCTGGTAGAGGGTGATATTGAAAACAGTGTTATCGGACGTGGTGCGATTATCAAGAAGGGGGCAGTCGTGAAAAACTGTGTTATCCTTCCGGGTGCCATGATCGGTGAAGATGTGCATATTGAAAATGTAGTAGTGGATAAGAAAGCAAGAATCGTTCGTAAAAAGGAACTGCTGGGCCTTGCCGACACTCCGCTGTACGTGAAAAGGAATGATAAAATTTAA
- the glgA gene encoding glycogen synthase GlgA → MARILMVAAEGLPFIKSGGLADVIGSLPNELAKKGHEVRVIMPLYLKIAQKFHHEFTLEAQFSVSIAYHEVPVNIWSTMRKDVKFYFVEHKGYFEREEMYGHIDDGERFAYFQKAVIEMCNQLNYFPEIMHCHDWHTGMIPAMCKEGHSFDERYRNIRFVYTIHNLAYQGNFGVEMLDSCLGLDYRIYDNGNVRYDGGISFMKSGILYADKVTTVSPTYSQEILTPQYGEHLEMVLNIRKYDLWGITNGIDIEYWDPKNDPEIPYHYNKVNVKKAKGLNKEALQKELGLNVDQNVLLIGVVSRLTWQKGFYLMMEKLSEICAMPIQLAVLGSGEASIEEKMAQLEAGNKGKIAFYKGYNDSLAHRIYGACDLFLMPSLFEPCGISQLISMRYGTLPLVRETGGLKDTVTPYNEFEKTGNGFSFANYNSDEMLQVMYNAIDVYYNRKEDWKILVRNAMNTDVSWAKSAETYCQLYGQLHP, encoded by the coding sequence ATGGCAAGAATATTGATGGTTGCTGCCGAGGGTCTTCCCTTTATTAAAAGCGGAGGACTGGCAGATGTAATCGGCTCCCTGCCGAATGAGCTGGCTAAAAAGGGTCATGAGGTGCGTGTTATCATGCCGCTGTACCTGAAAATTGCTCAGAAATTTCACCATGAATTTACGCTGGAGGCTCAGTTTTCCGTGAGTATTGCGTATCATGAGGTACCGGTAAATATCTGGTCAACCATGCGCAAGGATGTAAAATTCTATTTTGTTGAGCACAAGGGATACTTTGAGCGTGAAGAAATGTATGGACATATCGATGACGGGGAACGCTTTGCTTATTTCCAGAAGGCTGTCATTGAAATGTGCAATCAGCTGAACTACTTCCCGGAAATCATGCACTGTCATGACTGGCATACCGGGATGATTCCTGCTATGTGCAAGGAAGGTCACAGCTTTGATGAACGCTATCGCAATATCCGCTTTGTTTATACGATTCACAATCTGGCTTATCAGGGGAACTTCGGTGTGGAAATGTTGGACAGCTGTCTGGGACTGGATTATCGAATTTATGACAACGGAAATGTACGCTACGACGGTGGAATCAGTTTCATGAAGTCCGGTATTCTGTATGCGGACAAGGTGACAACGGTTTCCCCTACTTATTCTCAGGAGATTCTGACGCCGCAGTATGGCGAGCATCTGGAAATGGTGCTGAATATCCGTAAATATGACCTGTGGGGAATCACAAACGGTATTGATATCGAATACTGGGATCCGAAAAATGATCCGGAAATTCCATATCACTACAACAAGGTAAATGTAAAAAAAGCCAAGGGCTTGAATAAGGAAGCACTGCAGAAGGAGCTCGGTCTGAATGTGGATCAGAATGTACTGCTGATCGGTGTTGTTTCCCGTCTTACCTGGCAGAAGGGCTTCTATCTGATGATGGAAAAGCTCTCTGAAATCTGTGCTATGCCGATTCAGCTTGCTGTGTTAGGAAGCGGAGAGGCAAGCATTGAGGAAAAGATGGCGCAGCTGGAAGCAGGAAACAAAGGGAAAATTGCATTCTACAAGGGATACAATGATTCTCTGGCACACCGCATCTATGGTGCATGTGATCTGTTCCTGATGCCATCCCTGTTTGAACCGTGTGGAATCTCACAGCTGATATCCATGCGCTACGGTACACTGCCGCTGGTACGTGAAACCGGAGGTCTGAAGGATACGGTAACACCGTATAACGAATTTGAAAAGACAGGTAACGGCTTCAGCTTCGCAAATTACAACTCTGATGAAATGCTTCAGGTGATGTACAATGCCATTGATGTCTATTACAATCGTAAGGAGGACTGGAAGATTCTTGTCCGTAATGCGATGAATACAGATGTCAGCTGGGCAAAGAGTGCGGAAACCTATTGTCAGCTGTACGGTCAGCTGCATCCATAA
- a CDS encoding PTS transporter subunit IIB: protein MKARIELTRIDNRLVHGQVGLTWGSTLNIDTIVVVDNLTAASSFAQKLMQSVASAASRQIRFYTVHDFIRAYNDNTSHQKLFVVVQSPHEARLLVEAGIELKRVNVGNMHYEKGRVAFNRKVYLTQLDIEDINYMISQGTEVFYQDVPGSAVEKFSELDYETMKRRR, encoded by the coding sequence ATGAAAGCAAGAATTGAATTGACTAGAATTGACAACCGGCTTGTCCATGGACAGGTTGGTCTTACATGGGGAAGTACCTTAAATATTGACACGATTGTTGTTGTGGATAACCTGACTGCCGCCAGCAGCTTTGCACAGAAGCTGATGCAGAGTGTTGCCTCTGCCGCAAGCCGTCAGATCCGCTTTTATACAGTACATGACTTCATCCGCGCATACAATGACAACACAAGTCATCAAAAGCTGTTCGTTGTCGTACAGTCACCGCATGAGGCGCGTCTGCTGGTGGAAGCGGGAATTGAATTGAAGCGTGTCAATGTCGGCAATATGCATTATGAAAAGGGGAGAGTCGCATTTAACCGAAAGGTATATCTTACACAGCTGGATATTGAGGACATAAATTATATGATTTCACAGGGGACAGAGGTATTCTATCAGGATGTTCCCGGTTCGGCTGTTGAGAAATTCAGTGAGCTTGATTACGAAACAATGAAGCGGAGAAGGTAA
- a CDS encoding sigma 54-interacting transcriptional regulator, producing the protein MKEIVFEELKKRCEEYAIEEHTRFTAASIADTLHISRNTVSQYLNERVKTGDVIKINSRPVYFFVREAVENKRSGVVTKCTFDSFEQLAQELVGDAQDFEQLIGCNNSLSSVVEHCKAAVSYPGGLPILINGPTGTGKSMIASMMYEYAVNQNIIGKNKKFVAVNCSEYANNPELLTTNLFGNVKGAYTGADEDNPGLISLADGGLLFLDEVHCLKAECQEKLFFFMDKGMYHKVGDNENWYYSKCRLVFATTEDPQNVLLKTLLRRIPITITVPALKDRPLIEKRELIYTIFTKESKRLGKEILISNLAYQSLMDFEFIGNVGALKNAIKAACANSFLVHQGEPKLKIQVADLPDYIFPSLTSVQLKSSTHGMQEAMIPIERLKGSLNQASPLLHLYSQLVTQYEGYQTSTNAFPAYMEKTGILIQSYIDYVMFHNRYQKNTSEAYLLKLLDKIYSIVMNKYSINIPNNEIKIYSRILVEYSKCATDANVWISAHQKTVKALVEEVQERMPRIFHIAEEIVENVRLNLDLELDELLLVIIAIAFAGYQNEEVSSCVGVILCHGYSTASSIADTANRMLGQYVFDGIDMEINITIDKVAQLADDYLKRKGTIHELIFLVDMGSLEEIYTRIKPMSDYNIALINNVSTAMALEVGNYIMQGKRVEEILQLVKEHHQLSTHYLKSRKKKSAILSICATGFGAAKKISELLEGSLPRKIDLEIIPYNYQQLVENGNRDSIFNRYQVELIVGTLDPKVSGIPFMAIESVMMNDEIGVLEQLMQRYLGAVDLEAFNQNITKNFTLSNIVNHLTILNGEKIIDDVEEIVENLEEDLNEELDATRKVGLYVHISCLIERLILKQGIEHVEGMEKAVEGKKDRVDKVKDAFSGVEMRYSVELPAPEALYVLNYFKNPK; encoded by the coding sequence ATGAAGGAAATCGTATTTGAAGAATTGAAAAAACGCTGTGAGGAATATGCCATAGAGGAGCACACGCGATTTACAGCAGCCAGTATTGCCGATACACTGCATATCAGTCGCAATACGGTATCCCAGTATTTGAATGAAAGGGTAAAGACAGGGGATGTAATCAAAATCAATTCCCGCCCGGTATACTTTTTTGTACGTGAGGCTGTGGAAAACAAACGGAGCGGTGTTGTGACCAAATGCACCTTTGATTCATTTGAACAGCTTGCGCAGGAGCTGGTGGGAGATGCACAGGATTTTGAACAGCTGATCGGCTGTAACAATTCTCTATCCAGTGTGGTGGAGCATTGCAAGGCGGCAGTATCCTATCCCGGAGGCCTGCCGATTCTGATCAACGGTCCGACCGGTACGGGGAAAAGCATGATTGCCTCCATGATGTATGAATATGCGGTGAATCAGAATATTATCGGAAAGAACAAGAAATTTGTGGCGGTAAACTGCTCGGAGTATGCAAATAATCCGGAGCTGCTGACAACCAATCTGTTCGGAAATGTAAAGGGAGCCTATACCGGAGCGGATGAGGATAACCCCGGGCTGATTTCACTGGCAGACGGCGGATTGCTGTTTCTGGATGAGGTGCACTGTTTGAAGGCGGAGTGTCAGGAAAAGCTGTTTTTCTTTATGGACAAGGGCATGTATCACAAGGTCGGTGATAATGAAAACTGGTATTATTCCAAATGCCGACTGGTTTTCGCAACAACGGAGGACCCGCAGAATGTTCTGTTAAAGACCCTGCTGCGAAGAATTCCGATAACGATTACTGTTCCGGCATTGAAGGATCGTCCGCTGATTGAAAAGCGGGAGCTGATCTACACGATTTTCACAAAGGAGAGCAAGCGCCTTGGAAAAGAAATCCTCATCAGCAATCTCGCCTATCAGAGTCTGATGGATTTTGAGTTTATCGGCAATGTCGGGGCATTGAAAAATGCCATCAAGGCAGCCTGTGCAAATTCCTTCCTTGTTCATCAGGGAGAGCCGAAGCTGAAAATACAGGTGGCTGATTTGCCGGATTATATCTTTCCATCCCTGACCTCCGTGCAGCTGAAATCCTCCACCCATGGTATGCAGGAGGCTATGATACCAATCGAGCGGCTCAAGGGCTCGCTGAATCAGGCGTCCCCGCTGCTGCATCTGTACAGTCAGCTGGTCACGCAGTATGAGGGATATCAAACCTCGACAAATGCCTTTCCTGCGTATATGGAAAAAACCGGAATTCTCATACAAAGCTATATTGATTATGTCATGTTTCATAACCGCTATCAGAAAAATACGAGCGAGGCATACCTGTTGAAGCTGCTGGATAAAATCTATTCCATCGTCATGAATAAATACTCCATCAACATACCGAATAATGAAATCAAAATCTATTCCCGCATCCTTGTTGAATATTCAAAATGTGCAACCGATGCCAATGTTTGGATCAGTGCGCATCAGAAAACGGTAAAAGCGCTGGTGGAGGAGGTTCAGGAGCGAATGCCGAGAATCTTCCATATAGCAGAGGAAATTGTGGAGAATGTGCGTCTGAATCTGGATTTGGAGCTGGATGAGCTGCTGCTGGTGATTATCGCCATTGCATTTGCGGGCTATCAGAATGAAGAGGTCAGCTCCTGTGTCGGTGTTATTCTATGCCATGGCTACTCCACCGCAAGCAGTATTGCGGATACAGCGAACCGTATGCTGGGGCAGTATGTGTTTGACGGTATCGACATGGAAATCAATATCACCATCGATAAGGTGGCGCAGCTGGCAGATGATTATCTGAAGCGCAAGGGAACCATACACGAACTGATTTTTCTGGTGGATATGGGAAGTCTGGAGGAAATCTATACAAGAATCAAGCCGATGTCCGATTATAATATTGCGCTGATCAACAATGTATCTACCGCTATGGCATTGGAGGTCGGCAACTACATCATGCAGGGAAAACGCGTGGAGGAAATTTTGCAGCTGGTGAAGGAGCACCATCAGCTTTCCACACACTATCTGAAAAGCAGAAAAAAGAAATCTGCCATCCTTTCCATCTGTGCCACCGGCTTTGGGGCAGCGAAAAAAATCAGTGAGCTGCTGGAGGGCTCACTGCCACGCAAAATCGATCTGGAAATCATCCCCTATAATTATCAGCAGCTGGTTGAAAACGGGAACCGTGATTCCATCTTCAACCGGTATCAGGTGGAGCTGATTGTCGGAACGCTGGATCCCAAGGTGAGCGGCATTCCGTTTATGGCGATTGAAAGTGTTATGATGAACGATGAAATCGGCGTTCTGGAACAGCTGATGCAGCGGTATCTGGGAGCTGTTGATCTGGAAGCGTTCAATCAGAATATTACAAAGAATTTCACTCTGTCCAATATCGTAAATCATCTGACTATTCTGAACGGAGAAAAGATTATCGACGATGTGGAGGAAATTGTGGAAAATCTGGAGGAGGATTTGAACGAGGAGCTGGATGCCACCCGCAAGGTTGGTCTGTATGTACATATCAGCTGTCTGATCGAACGCCTGATCCTGAAACAGGGAATTGAGCATGTGGAGGGTATGGAAAAGGCAGTAGAAGGTAAAAAGGATCGTGTTGACAAGGTCAAGGATGCCTTTAGTGGCGTGGAAATGAGATATAGTGTCGAACTTCCGGCGCCGGAAGCACTTTATGTATTGAATTACTTCAAAAACCCTAAATAA
- the agaB gene encoding PTS N-acetylgalactosamine transporter subunit IIB, with the protein MPNILLTRIDNRLVHGQVGVTWTKTLGANLIVVADDTAAEDRIQQSLMSVTAKSSGVGIRFFTIEKTAAIIGRAAPEQKIFIVCRTPKDVRRLVEAGVALKEVNVGNMHFSEGKRAMTKKVYVDDEDMDDLKYLVSKGINVYAQDVPGDPKFAIE; encoded by the coding sequence ATGCCGAATATTCTATTAACAAGAATTGACAACCGTCTGGTACATGGACAAGTTGGGGTCACATGGACAAAGACGCTGGGAGCCAATCTGATTGTTGTGGCAGACGACACTGCTGCAGAGGACAGAATCCAGCAGTCACTGATGAGTGTCACAGCAAAATCATCCGGTGTGGGAATCCGTTTCTTTACGATTGAAAAAACGGCTGCCATCATTGGCAGGGCAGCACCGGAACAGAAAATCTTTATCGTATGCCGTACGCCGAAGGATGTCCGCCGTCTGGTGGAGGCCGGTGTTGCTCTGAAGGAGGTAAATGTGGGAAACATGCATTTCTCCGAAGGGAAACGCGCTATGACGAAGAAGGTCTATGTCGATGATGAAGACATGGATGATTTGAAGTATCTGGTATCCAAGGGCATCAATGTGTATGCACAGGATGTACCGGGAGATCCGAAATTCGCTATTGAATAA
- the agaC gene encoding PTS N-acetylgalactosamine transporter subunit IIC: MEITLLQGILLTIMTIIVGLDFFLEAFFIFRPLIVSTLTGLILGDITLGLKVGALIELAFAGLTPAGGTQPPNPVFAGLMGTVLAYTTGCDPKAALGLCLPFSFLGQYVILFYYSAFSFFMGKADKCAAEADVKGIRRINFTTMTIISLTYGALAFLCTYVAQQPMADFVNALPAVITHGLEVAGGILPAVGFAMLLRVMMKVKYTPYFIAGFLMACFCEMPNLLPVALLGTVFALIDFFGVKQRKDEIEEAVKNAGITGGDTNVGI, encoded by the coding sequence ATGGAGATTACACTTTTACAGGGAATCCTACTGACCATTATGACGATTATCGTCGGTCTTGATTTCTTCCTCGAAGCGTTCTTTATCTTCCGTCCGCTGATCGTATCGACACTGACGGGACTGATTTTGGGTGATATTACCTTGGGGCTGAAGGTTGGTGCATTGATTGAGCTTGCATTCGCAGGGCTGACACCGGCAGGTGGTACGCAGCCGCCAAACCCTGTATTCGCAGGTCTGATGGGGACAGTACTGGCGTATACAACCGGCTGTGATCCGAAAGCTGCACTGGGTCTTTGTCTGCCATTCTCTTTCCTGGGACAGTATGTCATTCTGTTCTATTATTCCGCTTTCTCATTCTTTATGGGAAAAGCCGACAAGTGTGCTGCAGAGGCTGATGTAAAGGGAATCCGCCGCATCAACTTCACAACCATGACCATTATCTCACTGACCTATGGAGCACTGGCATTCCTGTGTACCTATGTTGCACAGCAGCCGATGGCTGACTTTGTAAACGCACTGCCTGCCGTTATCACACACGGACTTGAGGTTGCCGGCGGTATTCTTCCGGCAGTCGGATTCGCTATGCTTCTGCGCGTTATGATGAAGGTAAAATACACACCTTACTTTATTGCAGGCTTTTTGATGGCATGCTTCTGTGAAATGCCGAACCTGCTGCCGGTAGCGCTGCTTGGTACCGTATTTGCACTGATTGACTTCTTCGGTGTGAAGCAGAGAAAAGACGAAATCGAAGAAGCTGTGAAAAACGCAGGGATAACTGGAGGTGACACGAATGTCGGCATCTAA
- the agaD gene encoding PTS N-acetylgalactosamine transporter subunit IID, which yields MSASKKLTKHDITMLGIRSSFLQASFNYERMQACGFTWAMLPALEKVYGDDKEKLSAAMTDNLEFINTHPNLVGFLMGLMMSLEEGGGTRDAIKGLKLALFGPIAGIGDAIFWFTILPIVAGISCSFASQGSVLGPIIFFATYVVIWILRIVWTRLGYTLGTRSIDIITENSDMIANSATILGITVIGALIASYVTINLLPVIKVDGGIEVAVQAEFFDRIFPNFLPMCVTLLLFWLLKKKQANPIVLIVSIIVLSILGAWIGLV from the coding sequence ATGTCGGCATCTAAGAAATTAACAAAACATGATATTACAATGCTTGGTATACGTTCTTCCTTCCTGCAGGCATCCTTCAACTATGAACGTATGCAGGCCTGTGGCTTTACATGGGCAATGCTGCCTGCTCTGGAAAAGGTATACGGAGATGACAAGGAAAAGCTGTCTGCCGCAATGACAGATAATCTGGAATTTATCAATACACATCCAAACCTAGTCGGCTTTCTGATGGGCTTGATGATGTCCTTGGAGGAAGGTGGAGGAACCCGTGATGCAATCAAGGGTCTGAAGCTGGCCCTGTTTGGACCGATTGCCGGTATCGGTGATGCAATCTTCTGGTTCACCATTCTGCCGATTGTCGCAGGTATCTCCTGTTCCTTTGCATCACAGGGATCCGTTCTGGGACCGATTATTTTCTTTGCGACCTATGTGGTTATCTGGATTCTGCGTATTGTCTGGACCCGTCTTGGCTACACCCTTGGAACACGTTCCATTGATATCATCACAGAGAACTCTGATATGATTGCCAATTCCGCAACAATTCTGGGTATCACGGTAATCGGTGCGCTGATTGCTTCCTATGTTACGATTAACCTGCTGCCTGTCATTAAGGTAGACGGTGGTATCGAGGTTGCGGTACAGGCTGAGTTCTTCGATCGAATCTTCCCGAACTTTTTGCCAATGTGTGTTACCCTGCTGCTGTTCTGGCTGCTGAAAAAGAAACAGGCGAATCCAATCGTTCTGATTGTATCCATTATCGTGCTTTCCATTCTGGGCGCATGGATCGGACTTGTTTAA
- a CDS encoding glucosamine-6-phosphate isomerase gives MKLIHTENYEAMSKEAADLLLDTLRKKPDAVICLATGSSPARMYELVCEAVNRERIDLSEITFVKLDEWYGVEPQAACTCTTFIREHLLDQLYMQPKAVVEFVSDAADIRQELDRMDVFLSEHPIDVMILGLGMNGHLGLNEPADFLTLNAHYAELDEKTKTHDMVKGYEPKGGLTIGLQGIFTSGQIIMLVCGDRKEAAYQAFMSQRIATSTPASLLWLHPNCVTLVDDTIQK, from the coding sequence ATGAAACTGATACATACAGAGAATTATGAAGCAATGTCAAAAGAGGCTGCGGATTTGCTGCTGGATACACTGCGTAAGAAGCCGGATGCAGTTATCTGCCTTGCGACCGGAAGCTCTCCGGCGCGGATGTATGAGCTGGTATGTGAAGCAGTGAACAGGGAACGAATCGACCTGTCCGAAATCACATTCGTGAAGCTGGATGAATGGTATGGAGTAGAGCCGCAGGCAGCCTGTACGTGTACCACCTTTATCAGGGAGCATCTGCTGGATCAGCTGTATATGCAGCCAAAGGCGGTCGTTGAATTTGTGTCCGATGCGGCAGATATCAGGCAGGAGCTGGATAGGATGGATGTGTTTTTATCAGAGCATCCTATTGATGTCATGATTCTCGGACTGGGAATGAATGGACATCTCGGATTGAATGAGCCTGCGGATTTCCTTACACTGAACGCACATTATGCAGAGCTGGATGAGAAAACAAAAACACACGATATGGTAAAGGGCTATGAGCCAAAGGGAGGTTTGACGATAGGACTGCAGGGAATCTTTACATCAGGGCAGATTATTATGCTGGTTTGCGGGGATCGAAAGGAAGCAGCCTATCAGGCATTTATGAGTCAGAGAATAGCAACCTCTACTCCGGCATCTCTATTATGGCTGCATCCGAACTGCGTTACGCTGGTGGATGATACCATACAGAAATAA
- a CDS encoding type II toxin-antitoxin system Phd/YefM family antitoxin encodes MIQIRPVSDLRNKFSEIEEIVNGGEPVYLTKNGYGTMVVMSLERYANLTDFVETKLDEADRIAETSEERYSHERVFGDVRKAVDGNEDL; translated from the coding sequence ATGATACAAATTCGTCCTGTTTCTGATTTGAGAAATAAATTCTCTGAAATTGAAGAGATTGTAAATGGTGGGGAACCCGTTTACCTTACAAAGAACGGCTATGGTACAATGGTGGTTATGAGTCTGGAACGGTATGCAAATCTTACAGATTTTGTAGAGACCAAGCTGGATGAGGCTGATCGTATTGCGGAAACAAGTGAGGAACGATATTCGCACGAACGAGTGTTTGGCGATGTCAGAAAAGCTGTTGATGGAAATGAAGACCTATAA
- a CDS encoding type II toxin-antitoxin system RelE/ParE family toxin has protein sequence MSEKLLMEMKTYKLRYLPLFEEDVKNVAAYISHVLQNPDAAHNLIDDVETAILNMLYHPAIYEKVFSQCERVNPYYRIYVKNYTIYYVILDDIVEIRRFLYNGRDMNRLI, from the coding sequence ATGTCAGAAAAGCTGTTGATGGAAATGAAGACCTATAAGCTGCGTTATCTTCCGCTTTTTGAAGAGGATGTAAAGAATGTGGCAGCATACATTTCCCATGTATTGCAGAACCCGGATGCGGCACACAATTTAATTGATGATGTGGAAACGGCCATTTTGAACATGCTATATCATCCTGCAATTTATGAAAAAGTCTTTTCACAGTGTGAACGAGTGAACCCATATTATCGAATATACGTGAAAAACTATACCATTTATTATGTTATATTGGATGATATTGTGGAAATTAGGCGTTTTCTATATAATGGAAGAGATATGAATCGTTTGATCTGA
- a CDS encoding Txe/YoeB family addiction module toxin gives MQDIDRNKHTGFGRPEQLKGDFQSYWSRRIDETNRLVYRIVEGRIEIFQCRTLCGDM, from the coding sequence TTGCAGGATATAGACCGCAACAAGCATACCGGTTTTGGAAGACCTGAACAGCTAAAGGGTGATTTTCAAAGCTATTGGAGCCGTCGTATTGATGAGACTAACCGTCTCGTCTATCGCATTGTTGAAGGGCGTATTGAAATTTTCCAATGTCGTACTCTTTGTGGTGATATGTAA